The segment TGAGTTCCGTCAGTCGCTGCACCGAGGCCTCCGCCGCGGAGATCCGCGCCCGCAGGTCGACGGCGCTGCCGGTCACGTCGGTCTCATCGACGCTCGTGGACAGCACGGTGCCGATGCCGTCCAACACCGTCATGACCTCGACGAGGTCGGCGGCGGGAACCCGGACCGTCACCCAGCCGCTGCCGCGAGGGCGTACGGCCGAGTCGGTCGGGGCGGCGTCGTCGGAGCCGATGCGGAGCGACTCCACACGCCCGCCGTGCTCGGCAGCCAGCGCCGTGATCGCATCCGCCGCCGTGCGGAGTTCGTCGACGCGCAGGGTGGCCGAGCCGTTGACGATCACCTCGCGTGTCGCCGCGGCCGGAGCCTCGGCGACCGATCCGGCCGCGCCGCCGCCCATGTCCGCCGATTCGCGGGAATCGTCGCCGGTCACGAGATGCCAGCCCGCATTCGGACTCTCCGACGCCGCATCCGCGCCGCCGGCCGCGGCGCCCAGTCCGTTCAGCGCCGCCGGCGTCACCACGACGCCCACGGCGAAGGCTGCGGCGACCCCGGCCGCGGTGAGCCAGCCGCGACGTCGCGCTCGCGCCTTCGACGGCGATGCGGGTCGTGCGGCCCGGCGCTCGCCTGCGATGCGTTCGAACACCGCCTCTTCGATGCGTGCGATGCGCTCCTCCGACAGGGCGGGCAGATCCGGCCCTTCGGGCCGGTTCCCGGCAGGGGGGCGTGCGTCGGTGTTCATGCGGGCTCCGTCTTGGTGACCGTTCCGCGCAGGCGGGTGCGCACGCGGGAGAGACGATTGCGGATCACGGCGTGGCTGACGCCGAGCTCTTCGGCCGCCGCACCGTAGGCGTAGCCCTCGGTCGCGCACAGGCGGAAGATCTCGCGATCGAGTGCACTCATGCCGCCGAGTTCGTCGGCGATGCGGGCCGCGAGCTCGGCGGTCACGACCTGTTCCTCGACATCGACGGGATCGGGGATGGTCTCATCCGGCGCCTCGGTCGTCCTTGCTCGATCGCGGCGGATGCGTCGCAGCCGGTTGGCCGACTGGAAGCGGCAGATCGTCGCGAGCCACGGCAGCAGTGAGTCACCCGCGAGCACGAGGCCGGGAAGCTTGCGCCAGGCGACCACGAAGGTCTCCTGCACCACGTCCTCGGCCTCGCCGGGATCCTCGAGGATGCCGTGGGCGAGCCAGTACACCGGGCGCACGTAGGCGGTACAGCGTGCGGAAGGCGTGTTCGCTCCCGTTCACCGCCTGCGCGACGAGCACCGCATCCGACGCGTTCGTCATGTTCGCACCGCCCCCGTCATCCTGCTCCGATCGCTGTCCGCTGGAATCGCCCCTCGCTCTGAGAGTGTCGCGTGCAGACGAATCGTCTCAGATCGGCCGGCGACATCTTCTCGGATGACGGTCGAGCCGGTCGGATCGGCTAGCATGGCAGGGCGAGAGGGAGTATCCCGACTCACGCGTTCGTCATCACGGAGCCGTTCGGCTTCCGGGCGCGTGCCGCCTCGGCGGGGGAGAGACTTTCGGTTCTCCGCCGACCTCTCTCGAAAGGTGCCACGTCCTCGTGGAAATCCCCGTCTGGTTCGAAATCACCTCCATGGCGGTCGTCGTCGCCATCCTCATCGGCGACCTCCTGCTCATCCGGCTGCGCCCGCACATCCCCAGCGCCAAGGAGTCGACCCTGTGGGTCGTCTTCTACGTCTCGCTGGCGCTGATCTTCGCGGGGCTCCTCTGGGCGGTCTCCGGTGGGCACACCGCGGGCGACTTCATCACCGGATGGGCGCTGGAGTACAGCCTCTCCATCGACAACCTGTTCGTGTTCGTGCTCATCATGGGCCAGTTCGCGGTGCCCCGCCGTCTGCAGCAGCAGGTGCTCATGATCGGCATCATCATCGCCCTCGTGCTGCGCGGCATCTTCATCCTGCTGGGCGTCGCCGTGATCGAGCACTTCTCGCCGATCTTCTACCTCTTCGGTGCTTTCCTCATCTGGACCGCGATCCGGCAGGCCATGCCGGAAGGCGATCACGACGACGACGTGCGCCGCGAGAACTTCCTCGTGCGGCTCATCCGCCGCGGGGTCGACATCAGCGACGAGTACGACGGGAACAGGCTGCGCACGGTCGTCGACGGCAAGCGCATGTTCACCCCCATGGTGATCGTGTTCGTGGCGATCGGCGTGACCGACCTCATGTTCGCCGTCGACTCGATCCCGGCGATCTTCAGCATCACCTCGAACGGGTTCATCGTCTTCACCGCCAACGTCTTCGCTCTCATGGGGCTGCGTCAGCTGTACTTCCTGCTGGGTGGTCTGCTCGACAAGCTCCGTTACCTGCACTACGGCATCGCCGTGATCCTCGGGTTCATCGGCGTCAAGCTCATCCTGCACGCGATGAACCACAACGAGCTGGCCTTCATCAACGGCGGAAAGCCGATCGAGTGGGCGCCCGATATCAGCACGTGGGCATCTCTCGGCGTCATCGTCGTGTCGATGACGGTCGCCACGGTGGCGAGCCTGATCGCGGCGGCCAAGGACAAGCGCGCCGCCGCCCGAGACGACCCGGCTGTCCACGGGTGACCTCTGGGCCCTGCACGGCGGTGTAAACTGACCGCCATGCAGTCGGTGGCGCTCCTCCTTAGCAGCCGCGACGAGACCTCGTTCTTCTAGGCCTCCCTCGTCGCGGAGTTTCTGCGCGGGCCGCACCCGAAAACAGGAATAGGCAGCATGAGCACCGAAGCGAATACCTCTATCCGTCCGCGGACGCTGGCCGAGAAGCTCTGGGACGACCACCTGGTCGTCAAAGGCGAGAACGGCGAACCAGACCTCATCTACATCGACCTGCACCTCGTGCACGAAGTCACCAGCCCGCAGGCCTTCGACGGGCTGCGCTCCGAGGGGCGTCCGTTGCGGCGCCTCGACCTGACGATCGCCACGGAGGATCACAACACGCCCACGCTCGACATCGACAAGCCCATCGCTGATCTCACCAGCCGCACGCAGATCGAGACGCTGCGCCGCAACGCCGAGGAGTTCGGTGTGCGGCTGCACCCGCTGGGCGATGCGGAGCAGGGCATCGTGCACGTGGTCGGCCCGCAGCTGGGGCTGACGATGCCGGGGATCACGGTCGTGTGCGGCGACTCGCACACCTCGACACACGGGGCATTCGGATCGATGGCGTTCGGCATCGGCACCAGCGAGGTCGAGCACGTCATGGCCACGCAGACGCTGCCGCTGAAGCCCTTCAAGACCATGGCCATCACCGTCGAGGGCGAGTTGCGCCCCGGTGTGACGGCGAAAGACATCATCCTCGCCGTGATCGCCAAGATCGGCACCGGCGGCGGCCAGGGCTACGTGCTCGAGTACCGCGGCAGCGCCATCCGCTCCCTCTCGATGGAGGGGCGCATGACGATCTGCAACATGTCGATCGAGGCGGGCGCCCGTGCCGGCATGGTTGCCCCCGACGAGACCACCTTCGCCTACGTGCGGGGGCGCGAGCACGCACCCAAAGGTCAGGACTGGGAGGATGCGGTCGCGTACTGGAAGACGCTGCCGACCGATGAGGGCGCCGTGTTCGACGCCGAGGTCTTCATCGACGCGAACGAGCTCGAGCCGTTCGTCACCTGGGGCACGAACCCCGGCCAGGGCTCCTCGCTGTCGTCGTCGGTGCCGAATCCTGCCGAGATCGCCGACCCGAATCAGCGAGCCTCGGCCGAGCGTGCGCTGGAGTACATGGATCTGACCCCCGGCACCCCGCTCAAGGAGATCGCCGTCGACGCGGTGTTCATGGGCTCGTGCACGAACAGCCGCATCGAAGACCTCCGCGCCTTCGCGTCGATCATCAAGGGCAAGAAGAAGGCCGAGGGCGTGCGCGTCATGGTCGTCCCTGGCTCCGCGCGAGTGCGCCTGGAGGCCGAGGCCGAGGGCCTCGACAAGGTCTTCACCGAGTTCGGGGCCGAGTGGCGCTTCGCCGGATGCTCGATGTGCCTGGGTATGAACCCCGACCAGCTCGCCCCCGGCGAGCGCTGCGCATCGACCTCCAACCGCAACTTCGAGGGGCGCCAGGGCAAGGGCGGGCGCACGCACCTGGTCTCGCCGCTGGTCGCCGCGGCGACCGCCGTGCGGGGCACGTTGTCGAGCCCCGGCGATCTGGAGGCCGATGCCCTCGCCACCGCCGGCACCGAGCAGGGAGCACGCTGACATGGAGAAGTTCACCACGCACACCGGGATCGCCGCGCCGCTGAAGCGCTCCAACGTCGACACCGATCAGATCATCCCCGCCGTCTTCCTCAAGCGGGTCACGAAGACCGGGTTCGACGACGCGCTCTTCCACGCCTGGCGACAGGACCCCGACTTCGTGCTCAACCAGGAGCCCTTCCAGGGGGCCTCCGTGCTCGTCGCGGGCCCCGACTTCGGCACCGGCTCCAGCCGCGAGCACGCCGTCTGGGCACTGCGCGATTTCGGTTTCACGGTCGTGCTGAGCCCGCGCTTCGCCGACATCTTCCGCGGCAACAGCGGCAAGCAGGGCCTGCTGGCCGCGACGATCGACGAGGCCGATCTCGAGCGCATCTGGGCGCTCATCGACGAAGAGCCCGGTCGCAGCATCACCGTGGATCTCGAATCGCGCACGGCACGCATCGGCGACTTCCAGGCCGATATCGGCGTCGACGATTACACTAGGTGGCGGCTCCTCGAAGGGCTCGACGACATCGGGCTCACGCTTCGCAACGAAGACAAGATCGCGCAGTTCGAGGCGCGCCGAGAGGCGTGGCGGCCACGGACCCTGCCCGTTCACTGACGCGGCTCGCCGCCCGTGAGCCGAAGGGGGTATCCGCCCCACGTGGCTCCGGCTGCGGCCCGTGAACGAGGAGAGACCCTGGGTATGACGAGAGCGATGCAGGACGACACGATCGTCGACGCCGGAACCTCGCTGAGCGGCGACGTGCTGGCCATTCGCGGAGGGCATCCGCTGCGCGGACGCGTCGATGTCAAGGGCGCGAAGAACCTGGCGACCAAGGCCATGGTGGCTTCGCTGCTCGGCGAGACCTCCAGCGTGCTGCGCGATGTCCCCGTGCTCAGCGACGTGGCCGTGGTCCGTTCGCTGCTCGAGGTGCACGGCGTGCGCGTCTCCGAGGGCGACGAGACCGGATCGCTCGTGCTGGACCCGCGCGACGTCGAGTCGGCCCACTTCGAAGAGATCGACGCGCACGCGGGGGCCTCGCGCATCCCGATCCTGTTCTGCGGCCCGCTGCTGCACCGCCTCGGCCAGGCCTTCATCCCCGATCTCGGCGGATGCCGCATCGGCGACCGGCCCATCGACTTCCACCTCGACGCGCTGCGCAAGTTCGGCGCGATCGTCGAGAAGCTGCCCAGCGGCATCCGCCTCTCCGCCCCGGACGGGCTCAAGGGCGCGAACATCCATCTGCCGTACCCGAGCGTGGGCGCGACCGAGCAGGTGCTGCTGACGGCCGTGCGCGCCAAGGGCGAGACCGAGCTGCGCAACGCCGCCATCGAGCCCGAGATCATGGATCTCATCGCGCTGCTGCAGAAGATGGGCGCGATCATCTCCTACGAGCCGAACCGAGTGATCCTCATCGAGGGCGTCGAGACGCTGCGCGGCTACGACCACCGCTGCATCTTCGACCGCAACGAGGCCGCATCCTGGGCGAGCGCGGCCATCGCCACCGACGGCGAGATCTTCGTCGGCGGTGCGAAGCAGCAGGAGATGCTGACCTTCCTCAACGTGTTCCGCAAGGCGGGCGGCTGGTTCGACGTGCACGAGGACGGCATCCTGTTCCGCCGCGCCGGCGATCTTCAGCCCGTGATCATCGAGACGGATGTGCACCCCGGGTTCATGACCGACTGGCAGCAGCCGCTGACCGTCGCGCTGACCCAGGCGCACGGTCGCTCGATCGTGCACGAGACGGTGTACGAGAACCGGATGGGCTTCACCGACGCGCTCGTGAAGATGGGCGCCGACATCGTCGTGCACCCGCACGGGCTGCAGGACGGACCGCGTCGCGTGCCGCGTCGCGACCTCGAGCAGGCCGCCGTGATCACCGGCCCCACGCCGCTGCGCGGCGCGAAGATCGTCGTGCCCGACCTTCGGGGCGGGTACAGCCATGTGATCGCCGCGCTCACCGCCTCGGGCGAGTCGACGGTCTCGGGCGTCGACATCCTCAACCGCGGCTACGAGAAGTTCCTGGCCAAGCTCGGCGCACTCGGGGCCGACTTCGACGTTCTGGGCTGATGGCCGGCGCTTCGCAGGAGAAGACGCGCCCCAGCCTGTTCTGGCTGCTGGCCGTCGTGGTCGTGCCGATCGTGTCGTTCCTCGCGCGCGTGGAGATCCGCGGCAGGGAGAAGCTGCCTCTGAAAGGGCCGTTCGTGCTCGCGCCGAACCACTATTCGGAGTTCGATCCGCTCATCGTCGCGCTGGCCGTATGGCGGATGGGGCGTGCGCCGCGGTTCATGGCCAAGGAGAGCCTGTTCCGCATCCCCGTCGTGGGCGCCGCCCTGCGTCGTACGGGCATGATCCCGGTCGCCCGCAGCTCCTCGGCCGCGGCCGCCAAGGCCACGATGGCGCAGTCGGCGACGTTGGTGGAGCACGGGCGAGGCGTCATCGTCTACCCGGAGGGAACGCTCACGCGCGATCCCGACCTGTGGCCGATGCGCGGGAAGTCGGGCGCGGTGCGCCTCGCGCTGGCGGGGGAGATCCCGCTCATCCCCATGGTGCAGTGGGGCACCCAGAAGATCATGGGCAGATACGGCAAGAGCATCAGCTTCTGGCCGCCGCGCAAGCGCGTGCAGGTCGTCGTCGGCGACCCCGTCGATCTGTCGGACCTGCGCGGGCGCGCGGGGGAGCGCGGCGTGCTCACCGAGGCGACCGATCGTCTCATGGCGGCCATCACCGCGCTGTTGGAAGAGGTGCGCGACGAGAAGGCTCCGCCGACACGGTGGAACCCGGCCGACCACGGACAGAAGGAGACAGGTCGCCTTGACTCGTAAGACGCAACCGGTGCCCATCCCTCCGCCCGGGCCCCGCGTCGCCGTGATCGGCGCAGGAAGCTGGGGCACGACCTTCGGCAAGATCCTCGCCGACGGCGGCGCTCAGGTGGTCATGTGGGCGCGGCGCCAGGAACTCGCGCACGAGATCGACGAGGCCAAACGCAACTCCCGGTATCTGTCGGGGATCAACCTGCCGCGCACGATGGGCGCGACGCATCACCTCGCCGAGGCGCTCGACGGCGCCGAGCAGGTGTTCCTCTCGGTCCCGAGCCAATCGCTGCGCGAGAACCTCAAGGCGCTGCGGCCGCTGCTGGCCGACGTCGACGTCCCCGTGGTGAGCCTGATGAAGGGCGTTGAACGGCGCACCGGTCTGCGCATGAGCCAGGTCATCGAGCAGGAGCTGCAGTGCGATCCCGACCGGATCGCCGTGGCATCCGGACCGAACCTCGCCCTCGAGATCGCGCGCGAGCAGCCCACCGCCGCGGTGATCGCCTCCAACAGCCAGGAGACGGCGGATGCGGTGGCCCGGACGGCCCGCAACAGCTATTTCCGCACCTTCGTGAACACGGACGTGATCGGCACGGAGTTCGGCGGCGTGCTGAAGAACCTCATCGCCGTGGCGATCGGCATCGTCGACGGCGTCGGCTACGGCGAGAACACCAAGGCCTCGATCATCACCCGCGGGCTCGTGGAGATGACCGACTTCGCCGTGGCGAACGGCGCGCATCCCGAGACGCTGCAGGGGCTGGCGGGCCTCGGTGATCTCATCGCGACGTGCCAGTCGCCGCTGAGCCGGAACAACACGGCGGGCCGCCTTCTCGGTCAGGGATACAGCTACCAAGACGTGGTGAAGCAGATGCAGCAGACCGCGGAGGGCCTGGCTTCGGTCGCCCCTGTGCTGCAGCTGGCTCGCGCCGCCGGCGTGGAGATGCCGATCGTCGAGCAGGTCAAGATGGTGCTGGACGGCGCCATGGACCCGCGCGACATCGCCCCGCATCTGACCACCGACGACGACACCCCGCAGGGGGAGAGGACGCAGAATGGACAAGCAGGCGGTGGTGGTGCTCTTCGGCGGGCGCTCCAGCGAGCACTCGATCAGTTCCGCAACGGCGGGAGGGGTGCTGCAGGCGATCGACCGTGATCGCTACGACGTGATCCCGGTGGGGATCACGCGCGGGGGCGCCTTCGTGCTCGAAGACGATGACCCCGCAAAGTTCCCCCTCGATGCCGAGCACCTGCCCGAGGTCGTCGACAACGGCACCCGAGTGCACTGGCCGGAGCCCGAGGGCGAGCGCACCCTGCGCGTCGTGCGCGGCGACGGGTCGACCGTCGACCTCGGCGAGATCGACGTCGTGCTGCCGCTGCTGCACGGCACGCACGGCGAGGACGGCACTCTGCAGGGCTTCTTCGACACGCTCGAGATCGCCTACGCCGGCGGCGGAGTGCTGGATTCGGCACTGTGCATGGACAAGCACTTCATGAAGATCGCGCTCCAGGCCGCCGGCATCGCGGTCGCGCCGTGGGTGACCGTGCGACGCCGGCAGTGGGACGAGGCCGCGGATCGCGTGCGCACCGAGTCCGCCGCGCTGGGTTTTCCCCAGTTCGTCAAGCCCGCGCGTGCGGGCTCGAGCGTGGGCGTGTCGAAGGTGGAGGCGCCCGGCGAGCTGGATGCCGCGTTGGCGACGGCCTTCGCCGAAGACGACAAGGTGCTGATCGAGACGGGCATCGTCGGCCGCGAGGTCGAGGTGGCCGTGCTCGACGGCGCGGAGGGACCGCGCGCCTCGGTGCCCGGTGAGATCGTGCTCACCGATCGCGGGTTCTACGACTTCGAGGGCAAGTACCTCGGCGGCGACGGCGTGGAGGTCGTGTGCCCCGCCGAGCTCACCGAGGCCGAGGTCGCCGCGATCCAGGATGCCGGCATCCGCTCGTTCGAGGCCGTCGACGGACGCGGTCTCGCGCGCGTGGACATGTTCCTCGGCGTCGACGGCGGCATCGTCGTCAATGAGCTGAACACGATGCCCGGGTTCACCCCGATCTCGATGTTCCCGAAGTGCTGGATCGCCTCGGGGCTGAGTTACCGCGACCTCATCACCGAGCTCGTCGAGGCGGGTCTGCGGCGCTGATCAGCGTCGCCAGGGGCGTTACCCGACAGCGTCGTCGGGGACGGAGTCGGGATCGGAGCAGCGGTTCTCGGCGGGGATCGTGGTCACCGCGGCGACGAGGTTGCGGTTGGCGATCACGTCGTTGGCGCTGATCCGTGCGCTGTCGATGAACAGCTGCACGGCCGGGTCGCGGCCGTAGCTGGTGAGGGTGAGCTTCGGCATCCGGGAGTCGTCGACGAGCCAGTCGACGCCCTCCAGGGTCACGCACTGCAGCTCGCTCGTGGGCTGAGCCTTGGGCAGACCGCAACGCAGCAGCACGGCGGAGTCCTCACCGGGCGCGCCCCAGGCGGCGGTCGCCTGGGCATCGGTCCATCGGCGTTCGAGGTCGCCGATGCCCTTGACGTTGTTGAGCCGCACCGAGACGTCCGCGCAGGCGGGGTCGTTCGCGGCATCCGCGGGTTCGAGATGCACGGTCGTGCTGCAGCCGGCGAGAAGCCCCGCGGCGAGCACGAGCAGACCTGCGGAGGCGAGTCGACGGGGCATGCGTCCAGGCTACCGTTGACCCCATGGCACGACTTCCGGATCACGACCCGCGCATCGCCGACGTCTCCGAGGGCGAGCTGCTGAGGGTGATCCTCGCGCGCACGCCGCAGGCCGAGCTCGCGCAGCTCGGCCCCGGCGACGACGCCGCCGTCGTCGCGGCGCCGTCGCGATCTGTCGTGGCGACGACCGACACCCTCGTGCACGGGCCCGACTTCCGCCTCGCATGGTCGAGCGGGTACGACCTCGGCTGGAAGGCCGCGGCGGTCAACCTCGCCGATGTCGCCGCGATGGGAGCCCGGCCCACTGCTCTGCTCGTGGCCCTCGCCATCCCGCGCGACATGCCCGTGTCGTTCATCGAACGGCTCGCCGACGGCCTGCGCGAGGCCTGCGTGGCGCTGGCACCGGGATGCGCCGTGGTCGGCGGCGACCTGACCGCGTCGGATGTGCTCATGATCGCCGTGACCGCGCTCGGCGACCTGGAGGGCCGGCCCGCCGTCACCCGGTCGGGCGCGCGGGCGGGAGACGTCGTCGCCCTCGCGGGGGAGCTGGGGCAGGCATCCCGAGGCCTCGGGATGCTCTTCACCCGCTTCCGCGAGGACGGCGAGCCCGTTCCCGTGGACGAGAGCGTCCTCACCGACTCCGAGCGCACGGCCCTGGCGGCGCAGCTCCGTCCGAGCCCGCCGATCGGGCTCGGCATCGTCGCGGCGCGCGCCGGGGCGACGGCCATGATGGACGTCTCCGACGGTCTGGCGCTGGATGCGCGCCGGCTCGCCCGTGCGTCGGGCGTGAGCGTGGATCTTCACGGCGACGCTCTCGGCCCGGACCGGGCGAGCGCGCTGGGAGGCGGCGAGGACCACGGCCTGCTGGCGACGTTCCCGCGCGGATCCGTGCCCGACGGCTTCCGTGTGATCGGCGATGTCGTCGCAGCGGATGAGGCGTTCTCGATCCGGTGCGACGGACGGCCCGTCGAGGAGGACGGCTGGGATCCGTATCGCGACTGGGATGCCGCTGCCGGGTGAGCTCAGTCGGTGCCGGCGGGCCGCGCCCACCACAGCACGGTGTCGCCGTACGCGCGCTCGCGCATGGACTCGAGACCCGCGGCGCTCAGCGCCGGCGCGGAGGCGCGCCGCCCTCGTTCGATGACGACGATCGCGTCGGCCGACAGCAGCGGCGCGAGGGCGAGGAGGTCGCCGTCGACGTCGTCGGGGGAGAGGTCGTAGGGCGGGTCGATGAAGACGAGGTCATACCGGGCAGCGCCTGCCCGCCGGAGGTAGGCGCGGACGGGCGACTCGTGCACGCGGGCCGTTCCGGAGACCCCGGGGGCCTTGGCGACGTGCTGGGCGTTGCGGCGCACGATCGCCGCGGCGGGCCGTGCGCGTTCGACCAGATCGGCCGAGCGGGCGCCGCGGCTGAGCGCCTCGAGGCCGAGGGCGCCCGACCCGGCGTACAGATCGAGCACGCGTGCATCCTCGATCGCGTCGGCCGATTCGAGCCCGGAGAAGAGCGACTCCCGCACCCGATCGCTCGTGGGGCGCGTGCCCGAGCCCGGCACGTCGAGGCGCAGCCCGCCCGCCGCGCCGGAGATGATTCTCGTCACCCGCTCACCCTATGCGCTCCGATCGCGCGCGCTCCGGTCGTGTCGGCACCCGAGCCTAGACTCGTGGCATGCCCGTGAGCCTGGAGACCCCGCTCGATCTCGCGGTCGGCGCAAAGAACGCGGGCGCGCTGGAGAAGGCGTTCGGCATGACGACGACGGCCGATCTGCTCGCCCACTATCCGCGCAGGTACGCGAACCGGGGCGAGCTCACGCCCATCCTCGACCTCCCGGTCGGCGAGACGGTCACGATCGTGGCCGAGGTGATGTCGGCATCCATCCGCGACATGCGCAACCGCCGCGGCGCGATGATGGAGGTCACGATCGGCGACGGCATCGGCCGGATGTCGCTGACCTTCTTCGGCAAGCATCGCAGCCAGTTGGAATGGCGCGAGAAAGAGCTGCGCATCGGACGTCGCGGTGTCTTCTCGGGCAAGGTCGGGCGGTACAAGGGGGTCACCCAGTTCGCGCATCCGCAGTACGAGCTGTTCGATGATGAGCTCGAGGCGCGCACCAAGGCCGACACGATGGTCACCATTCCCATCCCCATCTATCCCGCCACGGCCGCATTGGCCACCTGGCAGATCCAGCGGATGGTCGAGACCGTGCTCGACGAGCTGGGAGACGTGCCTGAGCCGCTCCCGGAGACCCTTCGACGCGAGGAGGGGCTGCTGGATGCGCGCACCGCGCTCGAGCGCATCCACCGCCCGCGCACACGAGACCAGATCGCCCCCGCCGTGCGCACGCTGCGCATGCACGAGGCCCTCACGCTGCAGGCGGCGCTGCTCGAGCAGCGCCAGCGGGTGCGCTCGCTCGCGGCCGTGCGGCGGGAGGCGGCGCCGGGCGGGCTTCTGGAGCGCTTCGACGCCGCGCTGCCCTTCGCGCTCACCGACGATCAGCGCGCGGTGGGCGGGACCATCGCGGCCGACCTCGTCGCCGGGGCTCCGATGAACCGGCTCGTGCAGGGCGAAGTGGGATCGGGAAAGACGCTCGTGGCGCTGCGCGCGATGCTGCAGGTCGCCGAGTCCGGCGGTCAGGCGGCGCTCATCGCCCCCACCGAGGTGCTCGCGGCCCAGCACCTGCGCTCGATCACGGCCATGCTCGGCCCGCAGCTCGCCCCCGAGGTGATGCCCACTTTGCTGACCGGACAAATGGGCGCCGCCGCGCGTCGCAAGGCGGCGCTGCGTGTGGCCGCGGGCCAGTCCCTCATCGTGGTCGGCACCCACGCGCTCCTCGGCGAGAAGACCACGTTCGCCGACCTCGGGCTCGTCGTCGTCGACGAGCAGCATCGCTTCGGCGTCGAACAGCGCGAGGCGCTGCGGGCCAAAGGCACGAGCCCGCACGCGCTCGTGCTCACCGCGACGCCGATTCCCCGCACGGTGGCCATGACGGTGTTCGGCGACCTCGACACCTCGGTGATCCGCAGCATGCCGCCCGGGCGTGCGGGGATCGAGACGTTCGTCGCGCCGCTCGCCGATCATCCCGGCTGGTTCTCGCGGGTGTGGGAACGTGCAGCCGAAGAAGTGGAGCAGGGGCGGCAGGTGTTCGCCGTGTGCGCTGCGATCGACACCGACAAGCAGGGCGCCGTGGAGCAGGGCACGGTCGATCCCGGTGTCGAAGTCGACCCGGGCGTCGACGACGGCGAGGCTCCGACGGGACCGCGGTGGGGAGTGGTGCAGCTGCTCGCCGCGCTCGCGGTGCATCCGCGCATCGGCGGGTTGCGCGTGGCGGGACTGCACGGTCGGATGCCGGCCGACGAGAAGGACGCCGTGATGCGCTCGTTCGCACGCGGCGAGATCGATGTGCTGGTCGCCACGACGGTCATCGAGGTGGGCGTCGACGTCCCCAACGCATCGACCATGATCGTGCATGACGCCGACCGGTTCGGCGTATCGCAGCTGCACCAGCTCCGCGGCCGCGTCGGGCGCGGAAGTGTCCCAGGGCTCTGCCTGCTCGTCACCGAAGCCGAGCAGGGGACGACGGCGCGGGAGCGCGTCGAGGCGGTCGCCGCGACCCTCGACGGCTTCGTGCTCGCCGAGGTCGATCTGGAGCTGCGCGGCGAGGGCGATGTGCTCGGTGCGCAGCAGT is part of the Microbacterium pseudoresistens genome and harbors:
- a CDS encoding NAD(P)H-dependent glycerol-3-phosphate dehydrogenase, which produces MPIPPPGPRVAVIGAGSWGTTFGKILADGGAQVVMWARRQELAHEIDEAKRNSRYLSGINLPRTMGATHHLAEALDGAEQVFLSVPSQSLRENLKALRPLLADVDVPVVSLMKGVERRTGLRMSQVIEQELQCDPDRIAVASGPNLALEIAREQPTAAVIASNSQETADAVARTARNSYFRTFVNTDVIGTEFGGVLKNLIAVAIGIVDGVGYGENTKASIITRGLVEMTDFAVANGAHPETLQGLAGLGDLIATCQSPLSRNNTAGRLLGQGYSYQDVVKQMQQTAEGLASVAPVLQLARAAGVEMPIVEQVKMVLDGAMDPRDIAPHLTTDDDTPQGERTQNGQAGGGGALRRALQRALDQFRNGGRGAAGDRP
- a CDS encoding D-alanine--D-alanine ligase family protein, coding for MDKQAVVVLFGGRSSEHSISSATAGGVLQAIDRDRYDVIPVGITRGGAFVLEDDDPAKFPLDAEHLPEVVDNGTRVHWPEPEGERTLRVVRGDGSTVDLGEIDVVLPLLHGTHGEDGTLQGFFDTLEIAYAGGGVLDSALCMDKHFMKIALQAAGIAVAPWVTVRRRQWDEAADRVRTESAALGFPQFVKPARAGSSVGVSKVEAPGELDAALATAFAEDDKVLIETGIVGREVEVAVLDGAEGPRASVPGEIVLTDRGFYDFEGKYLGGDGVEVVCPAELTEAEVAAIQDAGIRSFEAVDGRGLARVDMFLGVDGGIVVNELNTMPGFTPISMFPKCWIASGLSYRDLITELVEAGLRR
- a CDS encoding ATP-dependent DNA helicase RecG; translation: MPVSLETPLDLAVGAKNAGALEKAFGMTTTADLLAHYPRRYANRGELTPILDLPVGETVTIVAEVMSASIRDMRNRRGAMMEVTIGDGIGRMSLTFFGKHRSQLEWREKELRIGRRGVFSGKVGRYKGVTQFAHPQYELFDDELEARTKADTMVTIPIPIYPATAALATWQIQRMVETVLDELGDVPEPLPETLRREEGLLDARTALERIHRPRTRDQIAPAVRTLRMHEALTLQAALLEQRQRVRSLAAVRREAAPGGLLERFDAALPFALTDDQRAVGGTIAADLVAGAPMNRLVQGEVGSGKTLVALRAMLQVAESGGQAALIAPTEVLAAQHLRSITAMLGPQLAPEVMPTLLTGQMGAAARRKAALRVAAGQSLIVVGTHALLGEKTTFADLGLVVVDEQHRFGVEQREALRAKGTSPHALVLTATPIPRTVAMTVFGDLDTSVIRSMPPGRAGIETFVAPLADHPGWFSRVWERAAEEVEQGRQVFAVCAAIDTDKQGAVEQGTVDPGVEVDPGVDDGEAPTGPRWGVVQLLAALAVHPRIGGLRVAGLHGRMPADEKDAVMRSFARGEIDVLVATTVIEVGVDVPNASTMIVHDADRFGVSQLHQLRGRVGRGSVPGLCLLVTEAEQGTTARERVEAVAATLDGFVLAEVDLELRGEGDVLGAQQSGARSSLKLLRVVKDADLITQARGIADEILSADPTLAEHPGLRAAIDRRLSDDDRAALAKN
- the rsmD gene encoding 16S rRNA (guanine(966)-N(2))-methyltransferase RsmD gives rise to the protein MTRIISGAAGGLRLDVPGSGTRPTSDRVRESLFSGLESADAIEDARVLDLYAGSGALGLEALSRGARSADLVERARPAAAIVRRNAQHVAKAPGVSGTARVHESPVRAYLRRAGAARYDLVFIDPPYDLSPDDVDGDLLALAPLLSADAIVVIERGRRASAPALSAAGLESMRERAYGDTVLWWARPAGTD
- a CDS encoding DUF3515 family protein; the protein is MPRRLASAGLLVLAAGLLAGCSTTVHLEPADAANDPACADVSVRLNNVKGIGDLERRWTDAQATAAWGAPGEDSAVLLRCGLPKAQPTSELQCVTLEGVDWLVDDSRMPKLTLTSYGRDPAVQLFIDSARISANDVIANRNLVAAVTTIPAENRCSDPDSVPDDAVG
- the thiL gene encoding thiamine-phosphate kinase → MARLPDHDPRIADVSEGELLRVILARTPQAELAQLGPGDDAAVVAAPSRSVVATTDTLVHGPDFRLAWSSGYDLGWKAAAVNLADVAAMGARPTALLVALAIPRDMPVSFIERLADGLREACVALAPGCAVVGGDLTASDVLMIAVTALGDLEGRPAVTRSGARAGDVVALAGELGQASRGLGMLFTRFREDGEPVPVDESVLTDSERTALAAQLRPSPPIGLGIVAARAGATAMMDVSDGLALDARRLARASGVSVDLHGDALGPDRASALGGGEDHGLLATFPRGSVPDGFRVIGDVVAADEAFSIRCDGRPVEEDGWDPYRDWDAAAG